A region of Vespula vulgaris chromosome 1, iyVesVulg1.1, whole genome shotgun sequence DNA encodes the following proteins:
- the LOC127064430 gene encoding brefeldin A-inhibited guanine nucleotide-exchange protein 2, producing the protein MMQNNSKTREMFIVRALEKILADKDVKRSHLSQLKRSCESALEDLRNEIKDVPVAQGEETTSNALPQPKSDSNVISAEKYFLPFELACQSKSPRIVVTALDCLQKLIAYGHLTGNVPDSTEPNKLLIVRIVETICSCFMGPQTDEGVQLQIIKALLTVMTSQHVEVHEGTVLLTIRTVYNVYLASRNLVNQTTARATLTQMINVIFARMETQAEEENVRTESEQQETSALSADTEAEIVNNDEVPTENVSESHVIVKSILDDVINSVVPEDAANVATSEEASLDQVPAEDNTDEAVAENDNMVTAKFTHVLQKDAFLVFRALCKLSMKPLPDGTPDPKSHELRSKILSLQLLLGILQNAGPVLRSNEMFVIAIKQYLCVALSKNGVSSVPEVFELSLALFLALLARFKVHLKMQIEVFFKEIFMNILETSSSSFEHKWMVIHALTRICADAQSVVDIYVNYDCDLSAANLFERLVNDLSKIAQGRQALELGASPNQEKSMRIRGLECLVSILKCMVEWSRDLYVNPSVPADQQLPSEPPDPPLEPPLPRYGSAGSLSSANSSLVGNKEIPDSPEQYEVQKQQKEVWEAGIDIFNRKPSKGVQYLQEHGLLGTSPEDVARWLHMDERLDKTAIGDFLGDHNHNQVMYNYIDQMNFADRDLVTALRYFLEGFRLPGEAQKIDRLMEKFASRYCECNPNNGLFTSADTAYILGFSIIMLTTDLHSPQVKNKMTKEQYIKLNRRISDNEDLPEEYLSKIYDEIAGNEIKMKSNPNRPGKQVISSEKKRRLLWNMEMEVISTAAKNLMESVSHVQAPFTTAKHLEHVRPMFKMAWTPFLAAFSVGLQDCDDPEIASLCLDGIRCAIRIACIFHMTLERDAYVQALARFTLLTANSPITEMKAKNIDTIKTLITVAHTDGNYLGSSWLDVVKCISQLELAQLIGTGVRPQLLGPPSKPHFPSPLFTNLAHNNSYQNNGLNLSSLDPSVKESIGETSSQSVVVAVDRIFTGSTRLDGDAIVAFVKALCQVSLEELSHPTQPRMFSLTKIVEISYYNMGRIRLQWSRIWQVLGDHFDRVGCSPRQEIAFFAVDSLRQLATKFIEKGEFANFRFQKDFLRPFEHIMKKNRSPVIRDMVVRCVAQIVHSQAPNIRSGWKNIFSVFHHAASDRDESVVELAFSMTGKIINELYAEDFSIMVDSFQDAVKCLSEFACNASFPDTSMEAIRLMRSCASYIVANPNLFAEGMMDDSGIVSEEDRAWVRGWFPLLFELSCVVSRCKLDVRTRALTVLFDVVKTHGASFKPHWWKDLFQVLFRIFDNMKLPEQHTEKAEWMTTTCNHALYAIVDVFSQFYDTLGPLLLGQLYSQLLWCVQQDNEQLARSGTNCLENLVISNGIKFDEETWDNTCRCVLDIFESTLPTALITWKPPSPNNENAKYKLFSALLIKCVVQLELIQTIDNVVFYPATSRKEDQENLALAQADMLNGKPSELGVQGGGDQQKEEQGMYCALTTTHLLQLVECLLKSHRFAKTFNANHEQRQLLWKSGFYCNMKSETGLLNQEIQSLACALRILFKMYSDEAHRNDWVKVESRLVEVACEALEYFLALSNETHIDAWTPILLLLLTRILKMSDSRFAVHASSCYPLLCEVMCFDLKPELRSVLRRFFLRIGPVFRITQQ; encoded by the exons ATGATGCAAAATAATTCCAAAACAAGAGAAATGTTTATCGTTAGAGCTCTGGAAAAAATCCTAGCTGACAAGGACGTCAAACGTTCCCATCTCTCTCAGCTAAAAAGATCCTGCGAGTCAGCTCTTG AGGATCTACGCAATGAGATCAAAGATGTACCCGTTGCACAAGGAGAAGAAACAACTTCGAATGCTCTCCCGCAACCTAAAAGTGACTCTAATGTTATCTCGGCAGAAAAGTATTTTCTGCCTTTCGAATTGGCTTGTCAAAGTAAATCGCCAAGAATCGTTGTCACTGCTTTGGACTGTCTTCAGAAATTAATAGCATATGGTCATTTAACTGGAAATGTACCAGATTCTACGGAGCCAAATAAGTTGTTGATCGTTCGCATAGTTGAGACAATATGTAGCTGTTTTATGGGTCCTCAAACGGACGAAGGTGTCCAATTACAAATTATCAAAGCTCTTCTGACAGTTATGACCAGTCAACATGTTGAAGTACACGAAGGAACTGTTCTTCTTACCATACGTACCgtttacaatgtttatttggCATCGAGAAATTTAGTGAATCAAACGACAGCAAGAGCCACCCTGACACAGATGATCAATGTCATATTTGCTCGTATGGAAACTCAGGCa gaagaagagaacgtTAGAACAGAATCAGAACAACAAGAAACTTCTGCTTTAAGTGCAGACACAGAAGcagaaattgtaaataatgatGAAGTTCCAACTGAAAATGTCAGCGAATCACATGTTATAGTTAAGAGCATCTTAGATGATGTTATTAATTCGGTTGTGCCAGAAGATGCTGCAAATGTGGCAACTTCCGAAGAAGCCAGTTTAGATCAAGTGCCTGCGGAAGATAATACAGATGAGGCAGTTGCAGAAAATGACAATATGGTTACAGCTAAATTTACTCACGTATTACAGAAAGATGCATTCTTAGTATTCAGGGCTCTCTGTAAACTTTCAATGAAACCTCTCCCAGATGGTACTCCAGATCCAAA atCACACGAATTAAGATCGAAGATTCTATCATTACAGTTGCTTTTAGGAATATTACAAAATGCTGGTCCAGTACTACGTTCAAATGAGATGTTTGTAATAGCTATAAAACAATATCTATGTGTTGCACTATCTAAGAATGGGGTGTCTTCTGTTCCTGAAGTATTTGAATTATCATTAGCTTTGTTTTTGGCGCTTTTAGCTCGCTTTAAAGTGCACTTAAAAATGCAAATAGAAGtgtttttcaaagaaatttttatgaatattcttGAAACGTCTAGCAGTTCCTTTGAACATAAGTGGATGGTTATCCATGCCCTAACTCGTATTTGTGCAGATGCTCAAAGTGttgttgatatatatgtaaactaTGATTGTGATCTTTCTGCAGCTAATTTATTTGAAAG ACTTGTGAATGACTTGTCAAAAATTGCACAAGGACGTCAAGCATTGGAATTAGGTGCATCTCCGAATCAAGAAAAGTCTATGCGTATTCGGGGTCTCGAATGTTTGGTCTCAATTTTGAAATGTATGGTCGAATGGAGTAGAGATTTATATGTAAATCCAAGTGTACCTGCGGATCAACAATTGCCTAGTGAACCCCCCGATCCACCTCTTGAACCACCTCTACCACGTTATGGAAGTGCTGGTAGTTTATCCTCTGCAAACTCTAGTCTCGTAGGAAATAAGGAAATACCAGACTCACCAGAACAGTACGAAGTACAAAAACAGCAGAAAGAAGTCTGGGAAGCTGGTATTGACAT TTTTAATCGAAAACCAAGCAAAGGAGTGCAATATTTGCAAGAGCATGGTCTTCTTGGTACATCTCCTGAAGATGTTGCAAGATGGCTTCATATGGATGAACGACTTGATAAAACTGCGATTGGTGATTTTCTGGGTGATCATAATCACAATCAAGTAATGTACAATTATATAGATCAAATGAATTTTGCGGATCGTGACTTAGTTACAGCTCTCAGGTATTTCCTAGAGGGTTTTAGACTTCCTGGTGAAGCACaaaagatcgatcgtttgATGGAGAAATTCGCAAGTAGATATTGTGAATGTAATCCAAA CAATGGATTATTTACTAGTGCAGACACTGCATATATATTAggtttttctataattatgcTTACAACTGATCTTCATTCTCCACaagtaaagaataaaatgacgaAAGAGCAgtatatcaaattaaatcgCCGCATTAGTGATAACGAAGATCTGCCAGAGGAATATTTATCCAAAATTTATGACGAAATAGCTGGTAAcgaaatcaaaatgaaatcaaatccTAATCGTCCTGGGAAACAAG TAATCTCAAGTGAAAAAAAGCGTAGATTGTTATGGAATATGGAAATGGAAGTAATTTCAACCGCAGCAAAAAATTTAATGGAATCTGTTAGTCACGTTCAAGCACCATTCACAACAGCTAAACATTTGGAACATGTACGTCCTATGTTTAAAATGGCCTGGACACCATTCTTAGCTGCTTTTAGCGTTGGCTTGCAAGATTGTGATGATCCTGAAATAGCATCTTTGTGTTTGGATGGCATCAGATGTGCGATTCGTATAGCTTGTATTTTCCACATGACA TTGGAGCGTGATGCATACGTTCAAGCTTTGGCTAGATTTACGCTTCTAACGGCTAATTCACCAATTACGGAAATGAAAGCAAAGAATATCGATACGATAAAGACATTGATCACCGTCGCTCACACTGATGGAAATTATCTTGGTAGTTCATGGTTGGATGTTGTCAAATGTATCTCACAATTAGAACTTGCTCAACTTATTGGAACAGGAGTAAGACCTCAACTTTTGGGACCTCCGTCAAAGCCTCATTTTCCATCACCTCTATTTACTAATTTGGCACATAATAATTCATATCAAAATAATGGCCTTAATTTAAGTTCTCTAGATC CGAGCGTGAAGGAATCCATAGGCGAGACAAGTTCTCAAAGTGTAGTTGTAGCTGTCGATAGAATATTCACTGGTTCTACAAGGCTGGACGGAGATGCTATAGTCGCATTTGTAAAAGCACTTTGTCAAGTATCTTTAGAAGAATTATCACATCCTACGCAACCCCGAATGTTTTCCTTGACAAAAATAGTTGAAATTTCGTATTATAACATGGGTCGTATAAGGCTTCAATGGTCAAGAATATGGCAAGTTCTTGGAGATCACTTTGACAGAGTCGGTTGCAGTCCTCGTCAAGAAATAGCATTTTTTGCGGTGGATTCTCTCAGGCAGCTAGCTACTAAGTTTATAGAAAAAGGCGAATTTGCTAATTTTAGATTccaaaaagattttcttagaCCATTCGAGCATATTATGAAGAAGAACAGATCTCCCGTTATCAGAGATATGGTTGTTCGATGTGTAGCACAAATCGTTCATTCTCAAGCTCCAAATATACGATCTGgatggaaaaatatatttagtgTCTTCCATCATGCAGCAAGTGATCGTGACGAGTCTGTAGTTGAATTAGCCTTCTCCATGACAGGAAAGATAATAA ACGAGCTCTATGCTGAAGATTTCAGTATCATGGTCGACTCCTTCCAAGATGCCGTAAAGTGCCTCAGTGAATTTGCGTGCAATGCTTCTTTTCCGGACACTAGCATGGAAGCGATTAGACTCATGAGATCTTGTGCATCTTATATCGTTGCTAATCCTAATCTATTTGCTGAGGGTATGATGGATGATAGTGGAATAGTTTCGGAAGAAGACAGAGCATGG GTGAGAGGATGGTTCCCATTGCTTTTCGAACTATCGTGCGTTGTTAGTAGATGTAAATTGGATGTGAGAACACGTGCGCTAACTGTTTTATTCGATGTCGTCAAAACTCATGGTGCATCGTTTAAACCACACTGGTGGAAAGATCTCTTTCAAGTTCTCTTtcgaatatttgataatatgaAGCTTCCGGAACAGCATACAGAG AAGGCTGAATGGATGACAACGACGTGTAATCACGCTCTTTATGCTATCGTTGATGTATTCTCTCAATTTTATGATACACTAGGGCCACTTTTATTGGGCCAATTGTATTCTCAATTGCTGTGGTGTGTTCAACAAGATAATGAACAGCTCGCTAGGTCAGGTACTAACTGTTTGGAGAATTTAGTTATCAGTAATGGAATTAAGTTTGACGAGGAAACTTGGGATAATACATGTCGTTGCGTACTTGATATATTCGAAAGTACATTACCAACAGCTTTAATTACTTGGAAACCACCATCGCCGAATAACGAAAATGCTAAGTACAAGTTATTCTCGGCTTTATTAATCAAATGCGTGGTACAATTGGAATTGATTCAAACTATAGACAACGTAGTATTTTATCCAGCAAcatcaagaaaagaagatcaaGAGAATCTTGCTTTAGCGCAGGCTGATATGCTCAATGGAAAACCTTCTGAATTGGGAGTTCAAGGTGGTGGAGATCAACAAAAGGAAGAGCAAGGAATGTACTGTGCGTTAACTACTACACATCTTTTACAATTGGTCGAATGTTTATTGAAATCTCATCGTTTTGCTAAAACTTTTAATGCCAATCACGAGCAACGCCAACTTCTTTGGAAGTCCGGTTTTTATTGCAATATGAAATCCGAAACGGGTTTATTGAATCAGGAGATACAATCTTTAGCTTGCGCGCttcgtattctttttaaaatgtatAGCGACGAGGCACATAGAAACGATTGGGTTAAAGTAGAAAGTCGTCTTGTCGAAGTCGCCTGTGAAGCATTAGAATATTTCCTTGCTCTTTCTAACGAGACACACATCGATGCGTGGACACCTATACTCCTTTTACTTTTAACTAGGATTCTTAAAATGAGTGATAGCCGATTCGCGGTACATGCATCTAGCTGTTATCCTCTGCTCTGCGAAGTCATGTGTTTTGATCTTAAACCAGAATTACGTTCGGTTCTTCGTAGGTTCTTCCTAAGGATCGGACCAGTATTTAGAATCACGCAACAGTAG
- the LOC127064538 gene encoding histone H2B-like yields the protein MPPINIPSKTSDKAVKKAGKAQKNISKTDKKKKRKRKESYAIYIYKVLKQVHPDTGISSKAMSIMNSFVNDVFERIAAEASRLAHYNKRSTITSREIQTAVRLLLPGELAKHAVSEGTKAVTKYTSSK from the coding sequence atGCCACCAATCAACATTCCATCAAAAACCAGTGATAAAGCTGTAAAGAAAGCCGGTAAGGCTCAAAAAAATATCAGTAAAactgataaaaagaaaaaaaggaagaggaaagaaagttatgcgatttatatttacaaagtaTTGAAACAAGTACACCCGGATACTGGAATTTCTAGTAAAGCTATGAGTATTATGAATAGTTTCGTTAATGACGTTTTTGAACGTATTGCTGCGGAAGCATCAAGATTGGCTCACTATAATAAGCGTTCGACTATTACATCTCGGGAAATACAGACTGCTGTACGATTATTGCTTCCTGGTGAGCTCGCCAAACATGCTGTTAGCGAAGGTACTAAAGCTGTTACTAAATACACTAGCTCCAAATGA
- the LOC127064436 gene encoding vacuolar protein sorting-associated protein 11 homolog has translation MFVMAFFEWRRFNFFDLKKEVDSGKIAKALGDARVTAATSGNGHLVFGDNTGSVHLVNRTYDVNTFRAYEITLTLAQQVQHSTFLFTIGEDEPGCNPTIKVWNLAKPDKQGNPTCVRITRAIPSYRAVPATALCVHTSLSLMAVGFGDGSIMLYRGNLTRERKNKIKVLKDTNISITGLAIRSIGKQNHLFIATNNCVFLYNITLKDKEYKSTLDNMGCAKKCSVLAESMQDSHFMIGRNDAIYCYTTDGRGPCYAVQGQKIMLEWFRSYLVIVAKEAANVPRTTTTISAKPNTIEPIPPGVDKHMITVLDIQNKFIVFSAPMLSVQAVLSEWGGFFILSGDSKLYHLDEKDLQSKLALLFKKNLYDVSIRIAKSQQYDTEGLVDIFRQYGDHLYSKSDHNGAIEQYIKTIGKLEPSYVIRKFLDSQHIDNLKTYLQALHKNGQATEDHTTLLLNCYTKLNHTDKLKEFIMTKDRGVDFDVEIAIKVCRQASPEDALLLAQKHNKHEWYLRIQIEDKREYKKALEYIETLEFEEAESNMKKYGNILIENVPNESTQFLKALCTDYRPSNKPLVDQNSLDGNTDHHIDKANPEDFIYLFLNNSACLVEFLEHLIKSESKWNTLVYNTLIEHYLCLWSAQDNYVTKVQYEQKILRLLQSSEVCYDKDQILILCHQHNFRRGLLFLYEENKLYQEILRFHLQEGDSEQVLATCKRFGHQDPNLWIQALWSVAKNKNVSAKLLADILSYIAQEKLLSPLMVIDAISTSLSCTLGDVRNYLNSVLRTENEQAQANAELAEKYRVDTSKLREQIEMIKSNTIIFQGARCSVCHHQLELPSVHFMCQHSYHQHCFQSFSENENECPACLPNNKKLLDIIRAQEQSRDLHETFHSLLDRAEDPFSLVADYFGRGVFKKLMVITDADKSLSITPVKAEEPKLIYGHNTEAKTKLTEKKNTTTSVKADSRYSSQDGYSNISNLIGDERIRSFTKPDVYSSSLEVNISGTGSDISTPRGNSRKASPIPIREARILNNTTPKSSPIQKFFEPSKAPVVPINPFLADDYDESKNPFSEDKYDDDKNPFKDDDDDDNDYDKNLNPFGR, from the exons ATGTTCGTAATGGCATTTTTCGAG TGGCgtcgatttaatttctttgacCTTAAGAAGGAAGTAGATTCTGGAAAAATAGCTAAAGCACTTGGG GATGCGCGAGTTACCGCAGCTACCAGTGGCAATGGTCACTTGGTATTTGGAGATAATACTGGTAGTGTACATTTAGTTAATAGAACTTACGACGTTAATACTTTTCGAGCGTATGAAATCACATTAACCTTAGCACAACAAGTTCAGCATTCCACCTTTCTCTTCACTATTGGG GAGGATGAGCCTGGCTGTAATCCTACCATAAAAGTTTGGAATTTGGCAAAGCCAGATAAGCAAGGAAATCCAACCTGTGTTAGGATTACTAGAGCTATTCCTAGTTACAGAGCTGTCCCGGCGACTGCTTTATGTGTACATACTAGTCTTTCTTTAATGGCAGTTGGTTTTGGAGATGGTTCTATAATGTTATATAG AGGTAATctgacaagagaaagaaaaaataagataaaagttTTAAAGGATACCAACATTTCCATAACTGGTTTGGCCATAAGATCTATAGGCAAGCAGAATCACTTATTTATTGCTACAAACAACTgtgtatttttgtataatataactttaaaagataaagaatataaatctaCTTTGGACAATATGGGTTGTGCAAAAAAATGCAGCGTTCTAGCTGAATCTATGCAAGATAGTCATTTCATGATTGGACGTAACGAT gCAATATACTGCTATACAACAGATGGTAGAGGCCCATGTTATGCAGTTCAAGGTCAAAAAATAATGTTGGAATGGTTCAGAAGTTACCTGGTGATAGTTGCAAAAGAAGCAGCAAATGTTCCAAGAACAACAACGACCATATCAGCAAAACCAAA TACCATTGAACCAATACCTCCTGGTGTGGATAAACACATGATTACTGTTCTtgatattcaaaataaatttattgtctTTTCTGCACCCATGTTATCGGTACAAGCTGTTCTATCAGAATGGGGAGGTTTCTTTATTCTTAGCGGAGATAGTAAACTTTATCATCTGGATGAGAAAGATCTGCAATCAAAATTGGCATTACTTTTCAAGAAGAATTTATATGATGTTTCTATaag gatAGCAAAAAGTCAACAATATGATACAGAAGGTCTCGTAGATATATTCCGACAATACGGAGATCATTTGTATTCAAAGAGTGATCACAATGGTGCTATAgaacaatatattaaaactatCGGAAAACTTGAACCATCTTACGTAATACGGAAATTCTTAGATTCTCAACATATAGATAACTTAAAAACATATTTGCAAGCATTACATAAAAATGGTCAAGCAACAGAAGACCATACTACCTTGTTATTGAATTGCTATACAAAACTAAATCATACagataaattgaaagaattcATTATG acAAAAGATCGTGGAGTTGATTTTGATGTTGAAATTGCAATCAAAGTTTGTCGTCAAGCATCGCCTGAAGATGCTTTATTGCTCGCACAAAAACATAATAAACATGAATGGTATTTACGAATTCAGATAGAAGACAAACGTGAATATAAAAAGGCATTAGAATATATAGAAACGTTAGAGTTCGAAGAG GCAGAatcaaatatgaaaaaatatggaaatattCTTATAGAAAATGTGCCAAATGAATCTACACAATTTTTAAAAGCTTTGTGCACTGACTATAGACCTTCCAATAAGCCACTTGTAGATCag aattcATTAGATGGTAACACAGACCACCATATTGACAAAGCAAATCCAGAGGACTTCATATATTTGTTCTTAAATAATTCTGCATGTTTAGTTGAATTCTTAGAACACTTGATCAAATCTGAAAGCAAGTGGAATACACTTGTGTACAATACTTTAATAGAACATTATTTATGTCTTTGGTCAGCCCAAGACAATTATGTAACAAAAGTGCaatatgaacaaaaaattCTGCGACTATTACAAAGTTCCGAAGTGTGTTATGACAAAGATCAAATTTTGATTTTGTGTCATCAGCATAATTTCCGTCGTGGATTACTATTTCTTTATGAGGAAAATAAGTTGTatcaagaaatattaagatttCATTTACAAGAAGGTGATAGTGAACAAGTATTGGCTACATGTAAAAGATTTGGCCACCAAGATCCAAATTTATGGATTCAAGCATTATGGAGTGTGGCTAAGAATAAGAATGTATCAGCTAAACTTTTGGcagatattttatcatatatag CACAAGAAAAGCTTTTATCACCTTTAATGGTAATTGATGCAATATCTACGTCTCTATCTTGCACGCTTGGCGATgtacgaaattatttaaatagtgTGTTACGAACAGAAAATGAACAAGCACAAGCTAATGCTGAATTAGCTGAAAAATATCGTGTAGATACTTCAAAGTTACGTGAACAAATAGAAATGATCAAAAGTAAtactataatttttcaagGAGCACGCTGTAGTGTTTGTCATCATCAATTAGAATTACCATCTGTACACTTCATGTGTCAGCATTCATACCATCAGCA TTGTTTTCAAAGTTTTtctgaaaatgaaaacgaGTGTCCAGCTTGTCtaccaaataataaaaaattattggatATTATAAGAGCACAAGAACAATCAAGAGATTTGCACGAAACATTTCACAGTCTGTTAGATCGTGCAGAAGATCCATTTTCTTTGGTAGCTGACTATTTTGGTAGAGGtgttttcaaaaaattaatggTGATCACTGATGCAGATAAATCGTTGTCCATTACGCCGGTCAAGGCTGAAGAACCAAAGTTAATTTATGGACATAATACAGAAGCAAAGACTAAActaacagaaaagaaaaacactaCTACATCAG TAAAAGCAGATTCTCGTTACTCAAGTCAAGACggttattcaaatatttctaatctgATTGGAGATGAACGCATACGTTCATTTACAAAACCAGACGTTTATTCCTCTTCATTGGAGGTAAATATATCAGGTACAGGAAGCGACATATCAACTCCACGGGGAAATTCAAGAAAAGCTTCACCCATACCCATAAGAGAAGCACGTATATTGAACAATACGACACCAAAATCATCTccaattcaaaaatttttcgaacCATCAAAAGCACCTGTCGTACCAATAAATCCTTTCTTAGCGGATGATTACGATGAATCGAAAAATCCATTTTCCGAAGATAAATATGACGATGACAAAAATCCTTTtaaggatgatgatgatgacgataatgattacgataaaaatttaaatccaTTTGGcagataa
- the LOC127064542 gene encoding histone H2A-like — protein sequence MSGRGKGGKVKGKTKSRSNRAGLQFPVGRIHRLLRKGNYAERVGAGAPVYLAAVMEYLAAEVLELAGNAARDNKKTRIIPRHLQLAIRNDEELNKLLSGVTIAQGGVLPNIQAVLLPKKTEKKA from the coding sequence ATGTCTGGACGTGGAAAAGGTGGTAAAGTAAAGGGGAAAACAAAGTCTCGCTCGAATAGAGCTGGATTACAATTTCCAGTTGGCCGTATTCATCGATTGTTACGAAAAGGTAATTATGCTGAACGCGTTGGTGCTGGAGCACCTGTTTATTTAGCTGCCGTAATGGAGTATCTTGCTGCTGAAGTTTTGGAATTAGCTGGTAACGCTGCTCGTGACAATAAAAAAACCAGAATTATACCAAGACATTTGCAATTGGCAATTCGTAATGACGAAGAATTGAATAAATTGTTATCTGGTGTGACGATCGCTCAAGGAGGTGTTTTACCAAATATCCAAGCTGTCTTGTTACccaaaaaaacagaaaagaaagcataa
- the LOC127064511 gene encoding uncharacterized protein LOC127064511: MSEDNKLFAKPRVRFSQTINAKENSKDLSDKGDKILPSIIDIVPVKIPVKVLSLENKVDNLIATSTHYNEDTIPKESIISCNGVHTLSQKENDHFLQDRSIHKTDDKESLTDVHDKVNLKANNTERTSCKRSSQEDVPGIPCSTFPAAKNNKDHSKILKPKNSTTINISKQSAKNSLDKGKENKNSYKKKLPQLSKDKVVKPLCSKVTTQIKKKIDTTKVNMQKSNVTKHNTKSINKPYTLSIDKQIKKTPTSTKTSQKNLSIKSSTINVMPCYKYNKDLTKSKSSPVKKSVVRDIVVPNAKAYVEPGIPKQKQIDSNVRRINKSTNARPNITSSEKLLYPEYNSIMCTVTKLDEVKKEKIVTDVEHLPAIYKDLVNGKISSALDFPMNEAIYKNLVDLSIDEKQFPSKIMRSKDPQPRQKDLVPKLSDFFVPEFVDEYYTPMFVKSKNSDLIENWNAFRISDKICEWKDSMDN; the protein is encoded by the exons ATGTctgaagataataaattatttgcaaAACCTAGAGTGAGATTTAGTCAGACAATTAATGCTAAGGAAAATTCAAAAGATTTATCGGATAAGGGAGATAAAATTTTACCCTCGATCATAGATATTGTACCTGTCAAGATACCTGTTAAAGTTCTAAGTTTAGAAAATAAGGTGGATAATCTAATCGCAACAAGTACTCATTATAATGAGGATACAATACCGAAAGAATCGATAATTTCATGCAACGGTGTACATACATTGTctcagaaagaaaatgatcatTTCTTACAGGATCGATCAATCCATAAGACAGATGATAAAGAATCTTTAACCGATGTACATGATAAAGTAAATCTAAAAGCTAATAATACAGAACGGACATCTTGTAAAAGATCGTCACAAGAGGATGTTCCTGGTATACCTTGCTCAACATTTCCAGCagctaaaaataataaggatCATAGTAAAATTCTTAAACCTAAAAACAGtacaacaataaatatttctaagcaATCTGCAAAGAATAGTCTTGacaagggaaaagaaaataagaattcgtataaaaaaaaattaccacAGTTAAGTAAAGATAAAGTCGTAAAACCTTTGTGTTCAAAAGTGAcaacacaaataaaaaagaaaatagatactACCAAAGTCAATATGCAAAAGTCAAATGTTACAAAACATAATactaaaagtataaataaaccTTACACCTTGAGTATTgacaaacaaattaaaaaaacccCTACATCTACTAAAACTTCACAAAAGAATTTAAGTATAAAATCCAGTACAATAAATGTTATGCCATgctataagtataataaagattTGACGAAAAGTAAAAGCTCTCCTGTTAAAAAATCTGTAGTACGTGATATTGTAGTACCTAATGCAAAAGCTTATGTAGAACCAGGTATACCAAAGCAGAAACAAATTGATTCGAATGTacgtcgaataaataaaagtacaaaTGCAAGACCAAATATTACTTCCagcgaaaaattattatatccagAATATAATTCAATCATGTGCACTGTTACCAAGTTGGATGAagttaagaaagagaaaatagtaaCGGATGTTGAACATTTACCTGCCATATATAAAGATCTAGTCAATGGAAAG atTTCAAGTGCATTAGATTTTCCTATGAATGAagctatttataaaaatttagtaGATTTGTCTATTGACGAGAAACAATTTCCAAGTAAAATAATGCGAAGTAAAGATCCACAACCAAGGCAAAAGGATCTTGTACCAAAATTATCAGATTTTTTTGTCCCAGAATTTGTTGATGAATATTATACTCCAATGTTTGTGAAATCAAAAAATTCTGACCTTATAGAAAATTGGAATGCTTTTCGAATTAGTGATAAAATATGTGAATGGAAGGATAGCATGGATAATTAA